The following are from one region of the Eriocheir sinensis breed Jianghai 21 unplaced genomic scaffold, ASM2467909v1 Scaffold902, whole genome shotgun sequence genome:
- the LOC126994874 gene encoding uncharacterized protein LOC126994874 produces the protein MDLAGCVSASQRRVPSATAPKTSAKLGNVSLVIGHKSRQVAKVDVAVPHQDVIVSSHAVQRVAALPHGTDPKDVPIHSRDVATPAKSLDTAPSVPWWAILAGLLLLPLLLLLLTLLPWKVRERERDFDHCPRHGQRNVDDEVTVVSFFSFLLIPPPRKN, from the exons ATGGACCTTGCTGGGTGTGTGAGTGCCTCCCAAAGAAGAGTTCCCAGCGCCACGGCTCCCAAGACCTCTGCCAAGCTGGGCAATGTCAGTCTGGTCATTGGACACAAGTCCCGGCAGGTGGCAAAAGTGGACGTGGCTG TGCCCCATCAGGACGTCATTGTCTCCAGTCATGCGGTCCAGCGAGTCGCCGCTCTACCGCACGGCACTGACCCCAAGGACGTCCCG ATCCACAGCAGGGACGTGGCCACCCCTGCCAAGTCCCTGGACACAGCCCCAAGTGTTCCCTGGTGGGCCATACTCgctgggctcctcctcctccccctcctcctcctcctcctcaccctgctgccgtggaaggtgagggagagagagagggactttgATCACTGTCCCAGGCATGGCCAGAGGAATGTTGATGATGAGGTTACCgtagtatcttttttttctttcctactaatTCCTCCACCTCGGAAAAACTGA